The following nucleotide sequence is from Chlorogloeopsis sp. ULAP01.
GTTGCAGAATCTAAACCATATCCTCAATACCCTTGGACAATGCGCTCTGACTTAAACCCAGAACTAAAGTCAAAAATTCGCTTGGCATTTCTCGATCTCAAAGATGAAAAAGTCTTGAAAGCTTTCAAAGCAGATGGATTTGGTGCTATTGATGATCAAGATTATGATGTAGTGCGCGATTTGGGCAAAACTTTAAATCTTGACTTTGCCAAATTGAATCAGTAAGCAACTTGTTAGGAGAATCGATTGTAGAGTACAAATCTAGATTCTCCAACTATCTCATCACTGACTCATCTGTCTTGAAAATGGGTGTAGGGATGTAGGAAGAGTCAAATTTTCATGACGAGCGTTGTGGAATTTTCCCGTGAATAGCTGATTTGAAAATTAAGTTTCATGACAATAAAAACTTATCAAAAATTTGAGACGCTGCTTAGAGAACAACGGCGACAGAGGTATCGCTATTTAGTACAAGGGGCTATTGTTGTTGCCATTGTTGCGATATCTTTTTTTCTGGTTGGCCTTTTGGATACGGAACGATTGGCAAAAGGTGTTCCAAGTGGTATTAACCTAATTCGCCAGATGCTTCCGCCTGACTTTAGTGAAGCCGCAAGCTGGATTAAACCTCTATTTGACACGCTGGCAATGAGTATTGCTGCAACAGCGATCGCTGTTGGTTTTTCTTTGCCACTATCATTGTTGGCTGCTGCCAATACTACACCCCATCCAGTGGTATTTCAATTTGCTCGTCTACTCTTTAATGGTTTAAGATCTGTACCAGAACTGATTATGGGTATTATTTTGGTTGCGGCGGTTGGGTTTGGGGCGCTGCCTGGTGCATTAGCAGTTGGGCTGCACTCGATTGGGATGGTGGGCAAGTTCTTTGCCGAATATATTGAACATGTCAATGAAGCTCCGATTGAAGCTGCACGCGCTGCTGGTGCGAACAATTTTCAAGTCATTTACCATAGTGTTCTGCCGCAGGTGTTGCCACAGATGGTAGATGTTACTCTTTACCGTTGGGAATACAACTTCCGTGCTTCTACTGTGATGGGAGCAGTTGGTGCTGGTGGAATTGGCTTTGAATTGATTGGAGCTTTACGCATTCTCAACTACAAGGAAGTCTCGGCGATATTGCTTGTCATCTTAGTAATGGTAACGCTGGTAGATGGATTCAGTGGATATTTGCGTCGGCGTTTGGTTTGAGGATTGCTTATGAAGCCCAAAGTTGTGATTACTCACTGGGTGCATCCAGAAGTGATTGAATACCTCAGCCGTTGCTGTGAGGTGATTGCCAATCCCAGCCGGGAGACTTTAGCCCGTGCGGAAATCCTGAACCTGGCAAAAGATGCGGATGCATTAATGGTATTCATGCCCGATCGCATTGATGAAGCATTTCTCCAAGTCTGCCCAAAACTGAAAGTTATTGCTGCTGCCCTCAAAGGCTACGATAATTTTGATGTTGATGCCTGTACGCGTCGAGGTATCTGGTTTACAATCGTACCTTCTC
It contains:
- the phnE gene encoding phosphonate ABC transporter, permease protein PhnE, with the translated sequence MTIKTYQKFETLLREQRRQRYRYLVQGAIVVAIVAISFFLVGLLDTERLAKGVPSGINLIRQMLPPDFSEAASWIKPLFDTLAMSIAATAIAVGFSLPLSLLAAANTTPHPVVFQFARLLFNGLRSVPELIMGIILVAAVGFGALPGALAVGLHSIGMVGKFFAEYIEHVNEAPIEAARAAGANNFQVIYHSVLPQVLPQMVDVTLYRWEYNFRASTVMGAVGAGGIGFELIGALRILNYKEVSAILLVILVMVTLVDGFSGYLRRRLV